Proteins co-encoded in one Enterobacter sp. R4-368 genomic window:
- a CDS encoding carbohydrate porin produces the protein MKKTLLVLFIPAICGNAWSQSLTVEQRLAQLEKKLQENAVELSQTKAALKQYQESESENKSNKPVTTVVNKQITNNTAAEKTAPTLKEISKFVKEDIGFTYSGYLRSGWGAASHGSPQPYAVGSVGRFGNEYSSWFDLQFKQRVYDQNGKTAHAVVLFDGNVGEQYGDAWFDKDAESRLQFSDIYLTTKGFLPFAPEADFWVGKHNLPKYEIQMLDWKSHLTESGAGVGIENWQLGVGQINAALVRQDLNAHAVNYPAPSEALQVNTNTLDVRYNNIPLWDNATLALLARYSVANKSDTYKNREDNGSYYSIKDAWLAGVVVRQELTAGGFEEFTVQAADNSLASGFAQPFGPSPTYGYGDNYYGEHSYGKAFRLISQGEAYPFSHVVMAHALIYSAGNDIYSYDTGAHTDYHSFRAVVRPAWIWDSYNQTGVELGWFTQTNKQQGVNYHEQGYKTTLYHALKVDTSLLASRPEIRFYTTYLRAQDNGISHFQFGDQKKDQLAVGVQAEVWW, from the coding sequence ATGAAGAAAACATTGCTTGTGCTGTTTATTCCGGCCATCTGCGGTAATGCCTGGTCGCAAAGCCTGACGGTTGAACAGCGCCTGGCACAGCTGGAAAAAAAGTTACAGGAAAATGCCGTTGAATTATCACAGACCAAAGCGGCATTAAAACAGTATCAGGAAAGTGAATCCGAAAATAAAAGTAATAAACCTGTAACGACGGTCGTTAATAAACAAATCACAAACAATACCGCAGCGGAAAAAACAGCGCCAACGCTGAAAGAAATTAGCAAATTTGTCAAAGAAGATATCGGTTTTACCTATTCCGGCTATCTTCGTTCCGGTTGGGGCGCTGCCAGTCATGGATCGCCACAACCTTATGCCGTTGGATCCGTCGGACGATTTGGGAATGAATATTCCTCGTGGTTCGATCTGCAATTCAAACAACGCGTCTACGACCAGAATGGAAAAACAGCCCATGCGGTGGTGCTGTTCGACGGCAATGTGGGTGAGCAATATGGCGACGCCTGGTTTGATAAAGATGCAGAAAGCCGACTGCAATTTTCTGATATTTACCTGACCACCAAAGGGTTTCTCCCCTTTGCGCCGGAAGCGGACTTTTGGGTCGGTAAACACAACTTACCGAAATATGAAATCCAGATGCTGGACTGGAAAAGCCACCTCACCGAGAGCGGCGCGGGTGTGGGCATTGAAAACTGGCAACTTGGCGTAGGGCAGATCAATGCCGCGCTGGTGCGTCAGGATTTGAATGCCCATGCGGTGAACTATCCTGCCCCCAGCGAGGCGCTGCAGGTGAATACCAATACGCTCGATGTACGCTACAACAATATCCCGCTGTGGGATAACGCGACGCTGGCTCTGCTTGCCCGTTATTCGGTGGCAAACAAATCCGACACCTATAAAAACCGTGAGGATAACGGCAGTTACTACAGCATTAAAGACGCGTGGCTGGCCGGTGTGGTTGTTCGCCAGGAGCTTACTGCGGGCGGTTTTGAGGAGTTTACTGTACAGGCGGCGGATAACTCGCTCGCCAGCGGCTTTGCTCAGCCATTTGGCCCCAGCCCAACGTATGGTTATGGCGACAACTACTATGGCGAGCACAGCTACGGTAAAGCGTTTCGCCTGATCTCGCAGGGCGAAGCGTACCCGTTCTCCCATGTGGTAATGGCGCATGCGCTGATCTACTCGGCGGGTAACGATATTTACAGTTACGATACCGGCGCGCATACGGATTATCACAGCTTCCGTGCGGTGGTGCGCCCGGCGTGGATTTGGGACAGCTATAACCAGACCGGGGTGGAGCTGGGATGGTTTACGCAGACCAACAAGCAGCAGGGCGTGAACTATCATGAGCAGGGTTATAAAACCACGCTCTACCACGCGCTGAAAGTCGACACCAGCCTGCTGGCTTCGCGACCGGAGATCCGTTTTTATACGACGTATCTTCGCGCGCAGGATAACGGCATCAGCCATTTCCAGTTTGGCGACCAGAAAAAAGATCAGCTAGCGGTGGGCGTTCAGGCCGAAGTGTGGTGGTAA
- a CDS encoding antibiotic biosynthesis monooxygenase family protein, producing MNDTVTVVATITAHAGCREKVAGALKTVERDVQGEPGCLSYQLHVNRENDHQFVMIERWASAKMLEQHSQAAPFRALVSAIDGLADLNVMTLSSGA from the coding sequence ATGAACGATACCGTAACGGTTGTTGCGACCATTACCGCCCATGCCGGTTGCCGTGAAAAGGTGGCCGGGGCGCTTAAAACCGTTGAACGCGATGTGCAGGGCGAACCGGGTTGTCTCTCTTATCAGCTACATGTCAACCGTGAAAACGACCACCAGTTCGTGATGATTGAGCGCTGGGCATCGGCAAAAATGCTGGAGCAACATAGCCAGGCTGCGCCATTCAGGGCGTTAGTCAGCGCCATTGACGGGCTCGCCGATCTTAACGTCATGACCCTGAGCAGCGGTGCTTAA
- a CDS encoding GlxA family transcriptional regulator, giving the protein MHKIGLLISDHFQMLALSTLTVFEFANMVAGEAFYQPTVYSEFGGTVYSSSGIGVESRALESVTQIDTWLVAGVLSPVDEPASAGIVHFLQTTALQARRIAGICTGAFVLAQAGLLEKKRATTHWAHARSLVLQHPDVQLEDDRIFIIDDRIWTSAGMTAGLDMALGMVEKDLGAEAARVVAHRLVMNQRRSGGQTQHSEMLALAPRSDRLQSALEYARNNLKKALTVELLADAVHVSARQLSRLFRQETGKSPAKAIEGLRLEAARLMIEQSRLSLDTIAREAGFRDRRHMREVFVRGYGIPPQSLRTGR; this is encoded by the coding sequence ATGCACAAAATTGGATTACTTATTTCCGACCATTTTCAGATGCTGGCGCTGTCCACCTTGACGGTGTTTGAGTTCGCCAACATGGTTGCCGGTGAAGCGTTTTATCAGCCAACGGTCTACTCAGAATTCGGCGGCACTGTTTATTCCTCATCCGGTATTGGCGTCGAGTCCCGAGCGCTGGAAAGCGTCACGCAAATCGACACCTGGCTGGTCGCGGGTGTGCTGTCGCCTGTGGATGAACCGGCCAGCGCTGGCATTGTTCACTTTCTGCAAACCACCGCGCTACAGGCGCGCCGCATCGCGGGGATCTGCACCGGCGCATTTGTGCTGGCGCAGGCAGGTTTGCTGGAGAAAAAGCGCGCCACCACGCACTGGGCGCATGCCCGAAGCCTGGTGCTGCAACATCCTGACGTTCAGCTTGAAGACGATCGTATTTTTATCATTGATGATCGTATCTGGACGTCCGCCGGAATGACGGCCGGGCTGGATATGGCGCTCGGCATGGTGGAAAAAGATCTGGGTGCCGAGGCAGCCCGTGTCGTCGCGCACCGGCTGGTGATGAATCAACGCCGCTCCGGCGGGCAGACGCAGCACTCTGAAATGCTGGCGCTGGCACCGCGCTCGGATCGGCTGCAAAGCGCGCTGGAGTACGCCCGCAATAATCTGAAAAAAGCGCTGACGGTGGAACTGCTGGCCGATGCGGTTCACGTGAGCGCCCGCCAGCTCAGCCGCCTGTTTCGCCAGGAGACGGGTAAATCGCCAGCGAAAGCGATTGAAGGATTACGGCTGGAAGCGGCGAGGCTGATGATTGAGCAAAGCCGGCTTTCGCTGGATACGATTGCCCGTGAAGCCGGTTTTCGCGATCGTCGCCATATGCGGGAAGTTTTCGTGCGTGGTTACGGTATCCCGCCGCAGTCGCTGCGCACCGGCCGCTGA
- the chbA gene encoding PTS N,N'-diacetylchitobiose transporter subunit IIA, producing the protein MFDFDTILESTTPADALEEVVMGLIINSGHARSLAYTALKQAKQGDFDGAKALMEQSRLALNEAHLVQTKLIEGDQGEGRMKVSLVLVHAQDHLMTSMLARELITELIELHEKLK; encoded by the coding sequence ATGTTCGATTTCGATACCATCCTGGAGAGCACCACCCCGGCCGATGCGCTGGAAGAAGTGGTGATGGGCTTAATCATTAACTCAGGGCACGCGCGCAGCCTGGCCTACACCGCACTGAAACAGGCTAAACAGGGTGATTTTGACGGCGCAAAAGCGCTGATGGAGCAATCAAGGCTGGCGCTCAACGAAGCACACCTGGTGCAGACTAAACTGATTGAGGGCGATCAGGGCGAAGGCCGGATGAAAGTGAGCCTGGTACTGGTGCATGCGCAGGATCATCTGATGACATCCATGCTGGCGCGCGAGCTGATAACGGAACTGATTGAGCTTCACGAAAAACTGAAATAA
- the chbR gene encoding transcriptional regulator ChbR, whose product MQPSINTLGIKTVHEQQLFNGKNFHVFIYNKTESASGLHQHDYYEFTLVLTGRYYQEINGKRVLLERGDFVFIPLGSHHQSFYEFGATRILNVGISKRFFEQHYLALLPFCFVASQAYRASSAFLSYVETVIASLNFRETGLDEFIEAVTFYVINRLRHYREEQVVDDTPQWLKTTIESMHDKTQFGENAMENMVQLAAKSQEYLTRATRRYYRKTPMQIINEIRIDFAKKQLEMTNYSVTDIAYESGYSSPSLFIKTFKKMTSFTPNSYRKRLTEINQ is encoded by the coding sequence ATGCAGCCTTCGATCAACACGCTGGGGATCAAAACCGTTCACGAACAGCAGTTGTTTAACGGTAAAAATTTCCATGTGTTTATCTACAACAAGACGGAGAGCGCCAGCGGGCTGCATCAGCACGACTACTACGAATTCACGCTGGTATTAACCGGCCGCTATTACCAGGAGATTAATGGTAAGCGCGTGCTGCTTGAACGCGGTGACTTCGTTTTTATCCCGCTGGGTTCGCACCACCAAAGTTTCTATGAATTTGGCGCGACGCGGATACTCAATGTGGGGATCAGTAAACGCTTTTTTGAACAGCATTATCTTGCCCTGCTGCCATTTTGTTTTGTCGCCTCGCAGGCCTACCGCGCCAGCAGCGCTTTTCTGAGCTATGTGGAAACCGTTATCGCCTCACTCAATTTCCGCGAAACCGGGCTGGACGAATTTATCGAGGCGGTGACCTTTTATGTCATTAACCGCCTGCGCCACTACCGTGAAGAGCAGGTGGTGGATGACACACCGCAGTGGTTAAAAACCACCATTGAGTCAATGCACGATAAAACGCAGTTTGGCGAAAACGCGATGGAAAATATGGTGCAGCTGGCGGCGAAATCGCAGGAGTATCTGACCCGCGCCACCCGGCGTTATTACCGCAAAACGCCGATGCAGATCATCAATGAAATCCGCATTGATTTCGCCAAGAAGCAGCTGGAAATGACCAACTATTCGGTCACCGATATTGCTTATGAGTCGGGTTACAGCAGCCCAAGCCTGTTTATTAAAACATTCAAGAAAATGACCTCATTCACCCCCAATAGCTACCGAAAAAGGTTAACGGAAATCAACCAGTAA
- a CDS encoding SDR family oxidoreductase — translation MTIATQPHKGTAVITGASTGIGAIYANRLARMGYDLIIVARNQNRLNQMASHITADTTRNVEAVAADLNDAQQLRALEAKLREDASITLLVNNAGVGTHTPLLSSDVDQMEAMINLNVTALTRLTYAVVPGFVARGAGAIINISSIVGIAPELLNGVYGGTKAFVLAFSQSLHHELAEKGIQIQAVLPGATATPFWDNGGLPLEQLDKSIVMSAYDLVDAALVGFAQGELVTIPSLHNDADWQAMEQRRQAMLPNLSSNVPAERYRPATTH, via the coding sequence ATGACCATCGCTACACAACCGCACAAAGGCACGGCTGTTATCACCGGCGCATCAACCGGTATTGGCGCGATTTACGCCAACCGCCTGGCCAGAATGGGCTATGACCTGATTATCGTCGCCCGTAACCAAAACCGCCTGAACCAGATGGCCAGCCACATCACGGCGGATACCACCCGCAATGTGGAAGCCGTTGCCGCCGATTTAAACGATGCCCAACAACTGCGGGCGCTGGAAGCGAAGCTGCGTGAGGATGCCAGCATCACGCTGCTGGTGAACAACGCCGGCGTCGGGACACACACGCCGCTGTTATCCAGCGATGTTGATCAGATGGAGGCGATGATTAACCTCAACGTTACTGCCCTGACCCGCCTCACATACGCGGTCGTTCCCGGTTTTGTGGCACGCGGCGCGGGCGCCATTATCAATATCTCCTCGATTGTCGGCATCGCACCGGAACTGCTGAACGGGGTCTACGGCGGGACGAAAGCCTTTGTGCTGGCGTTTAGCCAGTCGCTGCATCATGAACTGGCGGAGAAAGGCATTCAGATCCAGGCCGTGTTACCCGGCGCAACAGCAACGCCTTTCTGGGACAACGGCGGTTTGCCGCTGGAACAGCTGGATAAATCCATTGTGATGAGTGCTTACGATCTGGTCGACGCCGCACTGGTTGGCTTCGCCCAGGGTGAGCTTGTCACCATCCCCTCACTGCACAACGACGCGGACTGGCAGGCAATGGAACAGCGCCGACAGGCCATGCTGCCCAATCTCTCCAGCAACGTACCGGCTGAGCGCTACCGCCCGGCTACCACGCACTGA
- a CDS encoding MFS transporter — translation MMNNRLSLAQRRALWALSLAYFIQATGALSVAGSLSAISHEWGLSDGQSARLLAIFGLTFAISAPLAQVFLGHMMRKYQVLAGMLVFGLGAFIFAIAPDYTALVISRVVMGLGASLIGPVLVALGAELVTQHERGSAIATILLGVSMASMVGIPLAAWIANGWGARTLFALVALVSVLTALAVWFSVPNIVKGVDIRLRQVGQVLMDGKSLAAFLVVFFITSGVYDMYAFISPMIRDRWQGDTASVSVALTVIGVAGILGNLFVGRAARRYSAERLLVTGITMLVLDMLLLMILPGKLALLYLLLVLWAFSTDLLWPTQQRRIVEIASAATRGISLALTSAFMFCGIGFGSAVASWLYPLFGFYGVMLSAVLFLLLALISLWISERLRVRSQALQAASVC, via the coding sequence ATGATGAATAATCGGTTATCTCTGGCGCAACGACGCGCGCTGTGGGCGCTGAGCCTGGCGTATTTTATTCAGGCCACGGGGGCGCTATCGGTAGCGGGCAGCCTGAGCGCCATCTCCCATGAATGGGGGTTAAGCGATGGTCAAAGCGCGCGTTTACTCGCTATTTTCGGCCTGACCTTTGCCATCAGCGCACCGCTGGCGCAGGTGTTTCTGGGTCATATGATGCGCAAATACCAGGTGCTGGCCGGGATGCTGGTGTTCGGCCTCGGGGCGTTTATTTTCGCCATCGCCCCCGATTACACCGCGCTGGTTATCTCCCGTGTGGTGATGGGGCTGGGCGCATCGCTGATTGGCCCGGTGCTGGTGGCGCTCGGCGCAGAACTCGTCACACAACATGAACGCGGCAGCGCTATTGCCACGATCCTGCTCGGCGTCTCCATGGCGAGTATGGTCGGCATTCCGCTGGCGGCGTGGATCGCAAATGGTTGGGGGGCAAGAACGTTATTTGCCCTTGTCGCGCTGGTGAGTGTGCTGACCGCGCTGGCCGTCTGGTTCTCGGTGCCGAACATCGTTAAAGGGGTGGACATCCGTTTACGCCAGGTAGGACAGGTGTTAATGGATGGCAAATCGCTAGCGGCGTTTTTGGTGGTCTTTTTCATTACCTCCGGCGTGTATGACATGTATGCCTTTATTTCGCCGATGATCCGCGATCGCTGGCAGGGCGATACCGCCAGTGTTTCGGTTGCGCTGACGGTGATTGGTGTTGCCGGGATTTTGGGGAACTTGTTTGTTGGCCGCGCCGCACGCCGTTATAGCGCCGAACGGTTACTGGTCACTGGCATCACTATGCTGGTGCTGGATATGCTGCTGCTTATGATCCTGCCCGGTAAGCTGGCGCTGCTCTATTTGTTACTGGTGCTGTGGGCGTTTTCTACCGATCTTCTGTGGCCAACCCAGCAGCGGCGGATTGTCGAGATCGCGTCGGCGGCGACACGCGGGATCTCGCTCGCCCTGACCAGCGCATTTATGTTTTGCGGCATTGGTTTTGGCTCGGCGGTCGCTTCATGGCTCTATCCGCTGTTCGGCTTTTATGGTGTGATGCTAAGCGCAGTCCTGTTTTTACTGTTGGCGCTTATCAGTTTATGGATCTCTGAACGATTACGCGTTCGGAGCCAGGCTTTGCAGGCCGCAAGCGTATGTTAA
- a CDS encoding 6-phospho-beta-glucosidase, which produces MKQKLKVVTIGGGSSYTPELLEGFIKRYHELPVTELWLVDVEDGKEKLDIIFDLCQRMIDKAGIPLTLFKTLDRREALREANFVTTQLRVGQLKARELDERIPLSHGYLGQETNGAGGLFKGLRTIPVIFDIIKDVEEICPDAWVINFTNPAGMVTEAVYRHTGFKKFIGVCNIPVGMKMFIHDVLGLSSSDDVAMDLFGLNHMVFIKDVLVNGESRFAELLDGVASGRLKASSVKNIFDLPFSEGLIRSLNLLPCSYLLYYFKQKEMLAIEMGEYYKGGARAQVVQKVEKQLFELYKDPELKVKPKELEQRGGAYYSDAACEVINAIYNDKQTEHYVNIPHHGHIDNIPADWAVEMTCTLGRNGATPHPRVTHFDEKVLGLIYTIKGFEVAASKAALSGELNDVLLALSLSPLIHSDRDAEILAREMLLAHEKWLPNFASTLAQLKAEHH; this is translated from the coding sequence ATGAAGCAGAAATTAAAAGTCGTCACCATCGGCGGCGGTAGCAGCTACACCCCGGAATTACTGGAAGGGTTTATTAAGCGCTACCACGAACTGCCGGTCACCGAATTATGGCTGGTCGATGTTGAGGACGGAAAAGAGAAGCTGGATATTATTTTCGATCTTTGCCAGCGCATGATTGATAAAGCCGGCATCCCGCTAACACTGTTTAAAACGCTGGACCGCCGTGAAGCGCTGCGCGAGGCAAATTTTGTCACCACGCAACTGCGCGTCGGCCAGCTTAAAGCCCGCGAGCTGGATGAGCGTATTCCACTTAGTCACGGTTATCTGGGCCAGGAAACCAACGGTGCGGGCGGGCTGTTTAAAGGTTTGCGCACCATTCCGGTTATCTTTGACATCATCAAAGATGTCGAGGAGATCTGCCCGGATGCGTGGGTGATTAATTTCACCAACCCGGCGGGAATGGTCACAGAAGCGGTGTATCGCCACACCGGTTTTAAAAAGTTTATCGGCGTGTGCAATATTCCGGTCGGCATGAAGATGTTTATTCATGACGTGCTGGGTCTTAGCAGCAGCGATGATGTTGCCATGGATCTGTTTGGCCTTAACCACATGGTGTTTATTAAAGATGTGCTGGTTAATGGTGAATCGCGTTTTGCGGAGCTGCTCGACGGTGTGGCCTCCGGCAGGCTGAAAGCCTCCTCGGTGAAGAACATTTTCGACCTGCCGTTTAGCGAAGGGTTGATCCGCTCACTCAACCTGCTGCCCTGCTCTTATCTGCTCTATTACTTTAAGCAAAAAGAGATGCTGGCGATTGAGATGGGCGAGTACTACAAAGGCGGCGCGCGGGCGCAGGTGGTACAGAAAGTCGAAAAACAGCTATTTGAGCTGTACAAAGATCCTGAGCTGAAGGTCAAACCGAAAGAGCTTGAGCAGCGCGGCGGTGCGTACTATTCCGATGCGGCCTGTGAAGTGATCAACGCTATCTATAACGACAAGCAAACCGAGCACTATGTGAATATTCCGCATCACGGGCATATCGACAATATCCCGGCGGACTGGGCGGTAGAGATGACCTGTACGCTGGGGCGCAACGGCGCAACACCGCACCCGCGCGTCACCCACTTTGATGAGAAAGTGTTGGGGCTTATCTACACCATTAAAGGTTTTGAAGTGGCGGCCAGCAAAGCGGCACTCAGCGGCGAGCTGAACGATGTCTTGCTGGCGCTGAGCCTTAGCCCGCTGATCCACTCCGATCGCGACGCGGAAATCCTGGCGCGCGAAATGCTGCTCGCCCACGAAAAATGGTTGCCAAACTTTGCCAGTACCCTTGCGCAACTGAAAGCTGAACATCATTAA
- the chbC gene encoding PTS N,N'-diacetylchitobiose transporter subunit IIC, giving the protein MSNAIASLEKILVPFAVKIGKQPHVNAIKNGFIRLMPLTLAGAMFVLINNVFLSFGEGSFFYSLGIRLDASTIETLNSFKGIGGNVYNGTLGIMSLMAPFFIGMALAEERKVDALAAGLLSIAAFMTVTPYSVGESYAVGANWLGGANIISGIIIGLAVAEMFTFIVRRNWVITLPDSVPASVARSFSALIPGFIILSIMGIIAWALNHYGTNFHQIIMDTISTPLASLGSVVGWAYVLFVPLLWFFGIHGSLALTALDSGIMTPWALENISVYQQYGSVEAALAAGKTFHVWAKPMLDSYIFLGGSGATLGLIIAIFLASRRADYRQVAKLGLPSGLFQINEPILFGLPIIMNPVMFIPFILVQPILAAITLLAYYTGFIPPITNIAPWTMPTGLGAFFNTNGSIAALLLALFNLGIATLVYLPFVMVANKAQNAIEQEESEEDIANALKF; this is encoded by the coding sequence ATGAGTAATGCCATTGCTTCACTTGAAAAGATACTGGTGCCTTTTGCGGTAAAAATCGGCAAACAGCCACATGTTAACGCCATTAAAAACGGCTTTATCCGCTTAATGCCGTTGACCCTCGCCGGGGCGATGTTTGTCTTAATTAATAACGTGTTCCTGAGTTTTGGCGAAGGATCGTTCTTTTATTCGTTGGGCATTCGGCTGGATGCCTCGACCATTGAAACGCTGAACAGTTTTAAAGGCATCGGCGGCAACGTCTATAACGGCACGCTGGGCATTATGTCGCTGATGGCCCCCTTCTTTATCGGCATGGCGCTGGCGGAAGAGCGCAAAGTGGATGCGCTGGCCGCCGGGTTGTTATCGATTGCCGCGTTTATGACCGTCACGCCGTATAGCGTCGGTGAATCTTACGCCGTTGGCGCAAACTGGTTAGGCGGGGCGAATATTATATCCGGGATTATCATTGGCCTGGCCGTGGCGGAAATGTTCACCTTTATTGTGCGACGCAACTGGGTGATCACCTTGCCAGACAGTGTACCGGCTTCGGTGGCGCGCTCGTTCTCCGCGCTGATCCCCGGTTTTATTATTCTGTCGATTATGGGGATTATCGCCTGGGCGCTGAATCACTACGGCACCAATTTCCATCAAATTATCATGGACACCATCTCCACGCCGCTGGCTTCGCTGGGCAGTGTGGTCGGCTGGGCATATGTACTGTTTGTGCCGCTGCTGTGGTTTTTCGGCATCCATGGTTCGCTGGCGCTGACCGCGCTGGACAGCGGCATCATGACGCCATGGGCGCTGGAAAATATTTCTGTCTATCAACAATATGGCTCGGTTGAAGCGGCGCTGGCAGCGGGTAAAACGTTCCATGTCTGGGCGAAACCGATGCTCGACTCCTATATCTTCCTGGGCGGCAGCGGCGCAACGCTGGGGCTGATTATCGCCATCTTCCTCGCTTCACGTCGCGCGGATTACCGCCAGGTGGCGAAGCTGGGCCTGCCTTCCGGCCTGTTCCAGATTAACGAACCGATTTTGTTCGGCCTGCCGATCATCATGAACCCGGTGATGTTTATCCCCTTCATTCTGGTGCAGCCGATACTTGCCGCCATTACGCTGCTGGCCTACTACACCGGCTTTATTCCACCGATCACCAACATTGCACCGTGGACAATGCCAACCGGGCTGGGCGCATTCTTTAACACCAACGGCAGTATCGCCGCGCTGCTGCTCGCGCTGTTCAACTTAGGCATTGCGACGCTGGTTTACCTGCCGTTCGTGATGGTCGCCAACAAAGCGCAGAACGCCATTGAGCAGGAAGAGAGCGAAGAAGATATCGCTAATGCACTGAAATTCTGA
- a CDS encoding SDR family NAD(P)-dependent oxidoreductase encodes MKLTGNTIFITGGTSGIGRAMAEKFHQLGNKVIISGRRKALLDSVTEANPGMDSVVLDVTQAASIKAAAHEVLSRYPALNVVINNAGIMPFDNPAGELDDAMATTLLDTNLLGPVRVSAAFIEHLKKQPDAVLINNSSILAFLPLVSNALYSATKAAIHSYTLSQRFLLKDFGIKVIEISPPWVDTDLIYKSGDTRAMPLPDFIQQTFDKLGTDTIEAIVDSVLPARANPGANEHEMVNAFNQAMVDNPIPVA; translated from the coding sequence ATGAAACTGACAGGCAATACGATTTTTATTACCGGCGGCACTTCAGGCATTGGCCGCGCGATGGCGGAAAAATTTCACCAGTTGGGCAATAAAGTGATCATCTCCGGACGGCGAAAAGCGCTGCTGGATAGCGTCACAGAAGCCAACCCAGGCATGGATTCCGTGGTGCTGGACGTCACGCAGGCCGCAAGCATCAAAGCGGCGGCGCATGAGGTGCTGTCGCGCTACCCGGCGCTGAACGTGGTTATCAACAATGCGGGCATTATGCCGTTCGACAACCCCGCCGGGGAACTTGATGACGCGATGGCCACCACGCTGTTAGACACCAACTTGTTAGGCCCGGTGCGGGTAAGCGCGGCGTTTATTGAGCATCTGAAAAAGCAGCCGGACGCGGTACTTATCAATAACAGTTCGATTCTGGCGTTCTTACCGCTCGTCAGTAACGCGCTCTATTCGGCGACCAAAGCCGCGATCCACTCCTACACCTTGTCCCAGCGCTTCCTGCTGAAGGATTTTGGCATCAAGGTTATCGAAATTTCGCCGCCGTGGGTGGATACCGACCTGATCTATAAAAGTGGCGACACCCGTGCGATGCCGCTGCCGGACTTTATCCAGCAGACCTTCGACAAGCTGGGCACCGATACCATTGAAGCCATTGTCGATAGTGTGCTGCCCGCGCGCGCCAACCCTGGTGCGAACGAACATGAGATGGTCAACGCCTTTAACCAGGCGATGGTGGACAACCCGATCCCTGTGGCGTAA
- the chbG gene encoding chitin disaccharide deacetylase, translating to MECLLIVNADDFGLSKGQNYGIIDSFRHGVVTSTTALVNGDAVEHAAGLSQREPLLGVGLHFALTLGKPLTPMPGLTRDGQLGKWIWQLAQEDALPLEEIAGELEAQYQRFIALFGREPTHLDSHHHVHMIPQILPIVAAFATQRGVALRIDRPALPPDFGLPASLRTTQSFSSAFYGEAISEALFLQALDASNARGESSLEIMCHPAFIDNTVRQSSYCYPRLTELDVLTSVSLKYAIAERGYRLGSFLDI from the coding sequence ATGGAATGCTTACTGATTGTTAACGCGGATGATTTCGGTCTCAGCAAAGGGCAGAACTACGGCATTATCGACAGCTTTCGCCATGGTGTTGTCACCTCAACGACCGCACTGGTCAACGGCGATGCGGTGGAACATGCCGCCGGGCTGAGCCAGCGCGAGCCTTTGCTCGGCGTCGGCTTGCACTTTGCGCTGACGTTAGGTAAACCGCTGACGCCCATGCCCGGACTTACGCGTGACGGGCAACTGGGGAAATGGATCTGGCAGCTGGCGCAGGAGGATGCGCTACCGCTGGAAGAGATAGCCGGTGAACTGGAAGCACAGTATCAACGGTTTATCGCCCTGTTTGGCCGGGAACCGACGCATCTGGACAGCCATCACCATGTGCATATGATCCCGCAGATCCTGCCCATCGTCGCAGCGTTCGCCACACAGCGCGGCGTGGCGCTGCGCATCGATCGCCCCGCGTTGCCGCCAGATTTCGGGCTACCCGCCTCACTGCGCACGACCCAGAGTTTTAGCAGTGCGTTTTACGGCGAAGCGATTTCCGAAGCGCTCTTTTTACAGGCTCTGGATGCTTCTAACGCACGAGGAGAAAGCTCGCTGGAGATCATGTGCCACCCGGCATTTATCGATAACACCGTGCGCCAGAGCAGTTACTGTTACCCGCGCTTAACGGAACTGGACGTGCTGACCTCGGTGTCGTTGAAATATGCGATTGCCGAGCGCGGCTACCGGCTTGGGAGCTTTCTCGATATTTAA